Proteins encoded together in one Catellatospora citrea window:
- a CDS encoding MbtH family protein has translation MTNPFEDADGRYLVLVNDEDQHSLWPAFAAVPAGWRTVFGEDTREACLAYVETHWTDLRPRTLRERMEAATA, from the coding sequence ATGACCAACCCGTTCGAAGACGCCGACGGCCGCTACCTGGTGCTCGTCAACGACGAGGACCAGCACTCGCTGTGGCCCGCGTTCGCGGCCGTCCCGGCGGGCTGGCGCACCGTGTTCGGCGAGGACACCCGCGAGGCCTGCCTCGCCTACGTCGAGACCCACTGGACCGACCTGCGCCCGCGCACCCTGCGCGAACGCATGGAGGCCGCCACGGCCTGA
- a CDS encoding AraC family transcriptional regulator: protein MGLAELRALLDRHARPDMSTAIDGVLVSKVDRQSQPAPSMTGSVMALIAQGAKRIALGDRVYEYRAGQYLVASVDLPVTGHFTKASPDRPALGFGLVLHPATVAELLLQAAPGDMPPAAAGTPSALAVSDAPAELLDAVIRLLRLLDRPRDAAVLAPLIKREILWRLVTGEQGAVVRQLGLADSSLTHVARAVRWIREHYAQAFRVEEVAQLAGMSVSAFYRNFQAVTAMSPIQFQKQIRLQEARLLLATNPSDVTGVGARVGYDSASQFSREYRRQFGAPPSQDAVRLRDSAFGTVPALI, encoded by the coding sequence ATGGGTCTTGCTGAGCTGCGTGCGTTGCTGGATCGGCACGCCCGGCCCGACATGAGCACCGCCATCGACGGTGTGCTGGTCTCGAAGGTCGACCGGCAGAGCCAGCCCGCACCGTCGATGACCGGCAGCGTCATGGCCCTCATCGCCCAGGGTGCGAAGCGCATCGCGCTCGGCGACCGGGTGTACGAGTACCGCGCCGGCCAGTACCTCGTCGCCTCGGTCGACCTGCCGGTCACCGGCCACTTCACCAAGGCCAGCCCCGACCGGCCCGCGCTGGGCTTCGGCCTGGTCCTGCACCCGGCCACGGTGGCCGAGCTGCTGCTCCAGGCCGCCCCCGGTGACATGCCGCCCGCGGCTGCGGGCACACCGTCGGCCCTGGCCGTCAGCGACGCGCCCGCCGAGCTGCTGGACGCGGTGATCCGGCTGCTGCGTCTGCTCGACCGGCCCCGCGACGCCGCGGTGCTCGCGCCGCTGATCAAACGGGAGATCCTGTGGCGGCTCGTCACAGGGGAGCAGGGTGCCGTCGTACGCCAGCTCGGCTTGGCCGACAGCAGCCTCACCCATGTGGCGCGGGCGGTCCGGTGGATCCGCGAGCACTACGCGCAGGCGTTCCGGGTGGAGGAGGTGGCGCAGCTGGCCGGGATGAGCGTGTCCGCGTTCTATCGCAACTTCCAGGCGGTGACCGCGATGAGCCCGATCCAGTTCCAGAAGCAGATCCGGCTGCAGGAGGCGCGGCTGCTGCTGGCCACGAACCCCAGCGACGTGACCGGCGTCGGCGCCCGGGTCGGCTACGACAGCGCATCGCAGTTCAGTCGGGAGTACCGCCGCCAGTTCGGTGCTCCGCCCAGCCAGGACGCCGTACGCCTGCGTGACTCGGCGTTCGGCACGGTGCCCGCTCTGATCTGA
- a CDS encoding SDR family NAD(P)-dependent oxidoreductase codes for MQIAIITGASSGIGQSAAVQLAKRGTGVILTYRGNPTGALDTVAAIEKEGGTAVALPLDVGDSAAFPAFRASVIAALRDTWGRDTFDYLVNNAGFGQMAMFEDTTEELFDTFLRVLLKGPYFLTQALLPLLADGGAIVNVASNSALLSGMEPGYSAYASMKGGLLVLTRYLAKELSPRGIRVNAVSPGPTRTGIADWDQHAEAITAITARTALGRMGEPDDIGVLIAALLGDEGRWVTAQNIEVAGGYNL; via the coding sequence ATGCAGATCGCGATCATCACCGGGGCCAGTTCCGGCATCGGGCAGAGTGCGGCCGTCCAGCTCGCCAAGCGCGGCACGGGCGTGATCCTGACCTACCGCGGCAACCCGACCGGGGCGCTGGACACGGTGGCGGCCATCGAGAAGGAGGGCGGCACGGCCGTCGCGCTCCCGCTGGACGTCGGGGACAGCGCGGCCTTCCCGGCCTTCCGCGCCTCGGTCATCGCGGCGCTGCGCGACACCTGGGGCCGGGACACGTTCGACTACCTGGTCAACAACGCCGGGTTCGGGCAGATGGCGATGTTCGAGGACACGACCGAGGAGCTGTTCGACACGTTCCTGCGGGTCCTGCTCAAGGGGCCGTACTTCCTGACCCAGGCCCTGCTGCCGCTGCTGGCCGACGGCGGCGCGATCGTCAACGTGGCCAGCAACTCGGCGCTGCTGTCCGGCATGGAGCCCGGCTACTCCGCGTACGCCTCGATGAAGGGCGGGCTGCTGGTGCTGACGCGATACCTGGCCAAGGAACTCAGCCCTCGCGGCATCCGGGTCAACGCCGTCTCCCCCGGCCCGACCCGCACCGGCATCGCCGACTGGGACCAGCACGCCGAGGCGATCACCGCGATCACCGCCCGGACCGCGCTCGGCCGGATGGGCGAGCCCGACGACATCGGCGTGCTGATCGCGGCCCTGCTCGGCGACGAGGGCCGCTGGGTCACCGCGCAGAACATCGAGGTCGCGGGCGGCTACAACCTCTGA
- a CDS encoding phosphotransferase enzyme family protein has translation MDARDIAAHFDLGAGARLSAGPVAQGRQGAVWRLETSDGRWAVKVLFQPVGEDEVRPATLFHEAAHAAGVPTPQVRRTVTGTVFARVGDAQVRVYEWKDLGECDPGLDPALVGEVVAAVHQVPWTEHGPVHPWYREPVGPDRWDELVGQLSAAGAPFAGRLAALRDELVALESWLEPPTALRTCHRDLWADNVLPTADGGVCVIDWENSGPADPSQELACVLFDFARTDPGRVRALTSAYRQAGGPGDVSRRGHFAMLIAQLGHITEIAATDWLHPNARNRRREDSAAWISEVLDEPHTRALLDGLLRAADSHDR, from the coding sequence GTGGACGCCAGGGACATCGCCGCGCATTTCGATCTCGGCGCGGGCGCGAGGCTGTCGGCAGGGCCGGTCGCCCAGGGCCGCCAGGGTGCCGTGTGGCGGCTGGAGACGTCCGACGGCCGCTGGGCCGTGAAGGTGCTCTTCCAGCCGGTCGGCGAGGACGAGGTGCGCCCGGCGACCCTGTTCCACGAGGCCGCCCACGCCGCCGGGGTCCCGACGCCGCAGGTGCGCCGGACCGTGACCGGGACCGTGTTCGCCCGGGTCGGGGACGCGCAGGTCAGGGTGTACGAATGGAAAGATCTGGGAGAGTGCGACCCCGGCCTCGACCCGGCGCTGGTCGGCGAGGTGGTGGCCGCCGTCCACCAGGTGCCGTGGACCGAGCACGGGCCGGTGCACCCGTGGTATCGCGAACCCGTCGGCCCCGACCGCTGGGACGAGCTGGTCGGGCAGCTGTCCGCCGCCGGGGCCCCGTTCGCCGGGCGGCTGGCCGCGCTGCGTGACGAGCTGGTGGCACTGGAGTCGTGGCTGGAGCCGCCCACCGCGCTGCGGACCTGCCACCGCGACCTGTGGGCCGACAACGTGCTGCCCACCGCCGACGGCGGCGTGTGCGTCATCGACTGGGAGAACAGCGGCCCCGCCGACCCGAGCCAGGAACTGGCCTGCGTGCTGTTCGACTTCGCGCGCACCGACCCCGGCCGGGTCCGCGCGCTGACCTCCGCCTACCGGCAGGCGGGCGGGCCGGGCGACGTGTCCCGGCGCGGACATTTCGCCATGCTGATCGCGCAGCTCGGGCACATCACCGAGATCGCCGCCACCGACTGGCTCCACCCGAACGCCAGGAACCGTCGCCGCGAGGACTCCGCCGCGTGGATCAGCGAGGTCCTGGACGAGCCGCACACCCGCGCGCTGCTCGACGGCCTGCTCCGCGCCGCCGATTCGCACGATCGGTAG
- a CDS encoding SDR family NAD(P)-dependent oxidoreductase: MTGRAVLVTGASRGIGKAVAKAFADSGDRVAIHCRQSVESAEQLRDSLPGDGHVVVQADLADPDAVRAMVDGAAAALGGLDVLVNNAGVFTPHPIFDTSYEDWQQQWRATLDTNLVGAANAIWCAARHMRERGGRIVNVSSRGAFRGEPGQVAYGASKAGLNSLTQSLAVALAPYGIAVAAVAPGFVETDMVSEHLRSDRADEIRAQSPFRRVAQPEEVAAAVHWLASPQAEWAAGTIIDLNGASYLRT; this comes from the coding sequence ATGACTGGGCGCGCGGTGCTGGTGACAGGGGCCTCCCGAGGTATCGGAAAGGCCGTGGCGAAAGCGTTCGCGGACAGCGGCGACCGGGTCGCGATCCACTGTCGACAGTCGGTCGAGTCGGCCGAGCAGTTGCGGGACTCGCTGCCCGGCGACGGTCACGTCGTGGTGCAGGCCGACCTGGCCGACCCGGACGCGGTCCGCGCCATGGTCGACGGTGCCGCGGCGGCGCTCGGCGGGCTGGACGTGCTGGTCAACAACGCCGGGGTGTTCACCCCGCACCCGATCTTCGACACCTCGTACGAGGACTGGCAGCAGCAGTGGCGGGCCACCCTCGACACCAACCTGGTCGGCGCGGCCAACGCGATCTGGTGCGCGGCCCGGCACATGCGCGAGCGCGGCGGCCGGATCGTCAACGTGTCCTCGCGCGGCGCGTTCCGCGGCGAACCGGGTCAGGTGGCGTACGGCGCGAGCAAGGCCGGTCTCAACTCGCTGACCCAGTCGCTGGCGGTGGCGCTGGCCCCGTACGGCATCGCCGTCGCCGCGGTCGCGCCGGGGTTCGTCGAGACGGACATGGTCAGCGAGCACCTCAGGTCCGACCGCGCCGACGAGATCCGGGCGCAGAGCCCGTTCCGCCGGGTCGCCCAGCCGGAGGAGGTCGCCGCCGCCGTGCACTGGCTCGCCTCGCCCCAGGCGGAGTGGGCGGCGGGCACGATCATCGACCTCAACGGCGCGTCGTACCTGCGTACCTGA
- a CDS encoding serine hydrolase domain-containing protein, producing MLVGRRTLLGAGLAAVGAAVTGCGESAPSTAPAWVEPDAVPTGADLVRPSSSPTPSPGASVSATPSIQAAYAADVTRALRRHLPATSQTVQHHGFPGAVALVLVDGRATVHTAVGEALRYDAGPKLLPADRRVPMRPDSIFDLASVTKVYTAILLLQQVDRGKVALDAPVVEYLPGFTGDGKSAITVAMLLTHTSGLPVGAKVAGLPDAAARWQAVLATPLVSGATPGSTFRYSSVGLMVAGKIVEKVTGQRLDQVLSTNLTGPLGLRDTCFTPNSRLSAATRSTRLVATDARSSRGLLRGTVHDDVANHLGGIAGHAGIFASAADVAAIGQLLLDGGVHRGRRILAEATVRKMLTDANGGKPAIDPERPNRTSAHGLGVVLDQRWFMGRLSGARTFGHTGFAGPSLVVDPTRRLVLALLTNRAHPNWSWADPDPARVAVADVLAKAVG from the coding sequence ATGCTTGTCGGTCGCCGCACGCTGCTGGGAGCAGGTCTGGCCGCGGTGGGCGCCGCCGTCACCGGATGCGGCGAGTCTGCCCCGAGCACGGCGCCTGCCTGGGTCGAGCCCGACGCCGTGCCGACCGGCGCCGATCTGGTCCGCCCGAGTTCGAGCCCGACGCCCTCGCCCGGTGCCTCGGTCTCGGCGACCCCGTCGATCCAGGCCGCGTACGCCGCCGACGTCACCAGGGCGCTCCGCCGCCACCTGCCGGCGACCTCGCAGACCGTGCAGCACCACGGCTTCCCCGGCGCGGTCGCGCTCGTCCTGGTCGACGGCAGGGCCACCGTGCACACCGCCGTCGGCGAGGCGCTGCGCTACGACGCCGGCCCGAAGCTGCTGCCCGCCGACCGGCGGGTGCCCATGCGCCCGGACTCGATCTTCGACCTGGCCTCGGTCACCAAGGTCTACACCGCGATCCTGCTCCTGCAGCAGGTCGACCGGGGCAAGGTCGCGCTCGACGCGCCGGTCGTGGAGTACCTGCCCGGGTTCACCGGTGACGGCAAGAGCGCGATCACCGTCGCCATGCTGCTCACCCATACCAGCGGCCTGCCCGTCGGCGCCAAGGTCGCCGGTCTGCCGGACGCCGCCGCGCGATGGCAGGCGGTGCTGGCCACTCCGCTGGTCTCCGGCGCGACCCCCGGCAGCACGTTCCGCTACTCCAGCGTCGGCCTCATGGTCGCCGGGAAGATCGTCGAGAAGGTCACCGGCCAGCGCCTCGACCAGGTGCTCAGCACCAACCTCACCGGCCCGCTCGGGCTGCGCGACACCTGCTTCACCCCGAACAGCCGGTTGTCGGCCGCCACGCGGAGCACCCGGCTCGTGGCCACCGACGCCCGCTCCTCCCGGGGTCTGCTGCGCGGCACCGTCCACGACGACGTCGCCAACCACCTCGGCGGCATCGCCGGGCACGCCGGCATCTTCGCCAGCGCCGCCGACGTCGCCGCGATCGGGCAGCTCCTGCTCGACGGCGGCGTCCACCGGGGCAGGCGGATCCTCGCCGAAGCCACCGTCCGGAAGATGCTCACCGACGCCAACGGCGGCAAACCCGCGATCGACCCGGAACGCCCGAACCGGACCTCCGCGCACGGCCTCGGCGTGGTGCTCGACCAGCGCTGGTTCATGGGCCGTCTCAGCGGCGCGCGGACCTTCGGCCACACCGGTTTCGCCGGGCCGTCGCTCGTCGTGGACCCCACCCGCAGGCTGGTGCTGGCCCTGCTCACCAACCGCGCCCACCCCAACTGGAGCTGGGCCGACCCGGACCCGGCCCGCGTCGCCGTGGCCGACGTCCTCGCCAAGGCCGTCGGCTGA
- a CDS encoding cytochrome P450 yields the protein MEAHRSDAEPDLTTRPTIELDHHGADYRDRWQEISDGNVASCPVAHTAAYGGTWVVSGYEPLVQALRDHSVFSSFQDHTDPTGPMRGTSNPPIPYLNVPQELDPPLHTVYRRLLNGPLSPEQSRRREPFIRQVTAACLDRFTDRGQADLVTELTNPVPAIVTLGILGMPLADWERYAGPIHLLTYSPPGSPTWTEAMTAVGEMMAVLGALVVARRAEPADDLVSVLATATGDDGELLPLDHVISTAGLVVAGGVDTTTALVSHALYWLHRNPAERDRLIADPALLPGAVDEFLRVLAPVQFMSRTATRDVELGGQRIAACERVMLAFAAANRDPAAFDCPAEMRLDRSPNRHVAFGSGVHRCVGAHLAKVEAVVMLEEILRRIPDYVVDEQAARRYPSIGAINGYIGMPATFTRSPAIGATFPVSA from the coding sequence ATGGAGGCACACCGCTCGGACGCCGAACCCGACCTGACGACCCGGCCGACCATCGAACTTGACCATCACGGCGCGGACTACCGCGACCGCTGGCAGGAGATCTCCGACGGCAACGTGGCCTCGTGCCCGGTCGCGCACACCGCCGCGTACGGCGGGACCTGGGTCGTCTCCGGCTACGAACCGCTGGTGCAGGCGCTGCGCGACCACAGCGTGTTCTCCTCCTTCCAGGACCACACCGACCCGACCGGCCCGATGCGGGGCACCAGCAACCCGCCGATCCCGTACCTGAACGTGCCGCAGGAGCTGGACCCGCCGCTGCACACCGTCTACCGGCGGTTGCTCAACGGACCCCTGTCGCCGGAGCAGTCGCGCCGCCGCGAGCCGTTCATCCGCCAGGTCACGGCCGCCTGCCTGGACCGGTTCACCGACAGGGGGCAGGCCGACCTGGTCACCGAGCTGACCAACCCCGTCCCGGCGATCGTCACCCTCGGCATCCTCGGCATGCCGCTGGCGGACTGGGAGCGTTATGCCGGGCCCATCCACCTGCTGACCTACTCGCCGCCGGGCAGCCCGACCTGGACGGAGGCGATGACCGCGGTCGGCGAGATGATGGCGGTGCTCGGCGCGCTGGTCGTGGCCCGCCGTGCCGAGCCCGCCGACGACCTGGTCAGCGTGCTGGCCACGGCCACCGGCGACGACGGCGAGCTGCTGCCGCTGGATCACGTCATCTCGACCGCCGGGCTGGTCGTCGCCGGGGGAGTGGACACCACCACCGCCCTGGTGTCGCACGCCCTGTACTGGCTCCACCGCAACCCGGCCGAGCGGGACCGGCTGATCGCCGACCCGGCACTGCTGCCCGGCGCCGTCGACGAGTTCCTGCGCGTGCTGGCCCCGGTGCAGTTCATGTCGCGTACGGCCACCCGCGACGTGGAACTCGGCGGTCAGCGGATCGCGGCGTGCGAACGGGTGATGCTGGCCTTCGCCGCGGCGAACCGGGACCCGGCCGCGTTCGACTGCCCCGCCGAGATGCGGCTGGACCGCAGCCCGAACCGGCACGTCGCGTTCGGTTCCGGGGTGCACCGGTGTGTCGGCGCGCACCTGGCGAAGGTGGAGGCGGTGGTGATGCTGGAGGAGATCCTGCGCCGTATCCCCGACTACGTCGTCGACGAACAGGCCGCGCGGCGTTATCCGTCGATCGGCGCGATCAACGGCTACATCGGCATGCCGGCGACCTTCACCCGGTCGCCCGCGATCGGTGCGACCTTCCCGGTGTCGGCTTGA
- a CDS encoding transglycosylase domain-containing protein, translating to MSSRYRNPLVNLASMLICGLLAGVVVAAAVFPAVALSGMAAIVGGDAFGKLPDELIVKRSPQLSYLYAADGKTLLATMYDENRRDLPLADVPMIVRQAVLAAEDQKFYEHNGVDIKGIARAYIANKKAGDVEQGASTLTMQFVRLSISYSADTAQEVVDATEDTAKRKVREMRYAMAIEQRMSKDDILEGYLNTAYFGNRAYGIFAAAQVYFGKEPKTLTAAEAAFLAALVKFPGGFDVISLKGQALAVDRRNYVLGEMVETGALTAQQGAVAQHEPLKVTGKFTPNGCVQSTNIKWGFFCDFFQRWWNQQPVFGVTPYDRERSLKSGGFRIVTSLDVTAQTAMDRGIDRAVNKNPDLPGGKWKYPSDAVLLAAVEPGSGKVRGLAANRNFRIDSKQKPQNGKASNPALARRGVRGSYPNTTNPLLTGGPDIGGYQPGSVMKIFTLVAALEKGYPLSTIINTRAPYVSRTRITGSPNCGGYWCPTNSGGRNFGAQNMWNGFGSSINTFFVPLFEMTGGSRVIDTAKRMGLTFYDNPRATLDDFYYSTQAADGWGPFTLGASDHTPLQIANAFATLAADGLYCEPIPVESITTNKGEQLNVGDPRCKQNIAVDVARAAIDAARCPVGDQSLYGKCQGATARDSREIIGKHIAGKTGTTDNSKSVTLTITTKQLAISGFQTDPDWAQVNHQMSHRVINPAVQYALRDAMKGKQSIQFSRPSNTRLITGSQVTIPAVKCKTLPQARSILNGKGFQPEVAPKQVDSDCPKGTAAGTSPSGRTIKNGVVVIEISNGSKAKPSAPPNPPPPSPSTGPNPPPSPNIAAAFDG from the coding sequence ATGAGCTCGCGCTACCGCAACCCACTGGTCAACCTCGCGTCCATGCTGATCTGCGGGCTGCTGGCCGGTGTGGTGGTCGCCGCGGCGGTCTTCCCCGCGGTGGCCCTGTCCGGCATGGCCGCGATCGTCGGCGGCGACGCCTTCGGCAAGCTGCCCGACGAACTGATCGTCAAACGCTCGCCGCAGCTGAGCTACCTCTACGCGGCCGACGGCAAGACCCTGCTGGCCACCATGTACGACGAAAACCGGCGCGACCTGCCGCTGGCCGACGTCCCCATGATCGTCCGCCAGGCGGTGCTCGCCGCCGAGGACCAGAAGTTCTACGAGCACAACGGCGTCGACATCAAGGGCATCGCCCGCGCCTACATCGCCAACAAGAAGGCCGGCGACGTCGAGCAGGGCGCCTCCACGCTGACCATGCAGTTCGTCCGACTGTCCATCTCGTACTCGGCCGACACCGCGCAGGAGGTCGTCGACGCGACCGAGGACACGGCCAAGCGCAAGGTCCGCGAGATGCGCTACGCGATGGCCATCGAGCAGCGCATGAGCAAGGACGACATCCTCGAGGGCTACCTGAACACGGCATACTTCGGCAACCGGGCATACGGCATCTTCGCCGCGGCGCAGGTCTACTTCGGCAAGGAGCCCAAGACGCTGACCGCGGCGGAGGCCGCGTTCCTGGCCGCGCTGGTCAAGTTCCCGGGCGGCTTCGACGTGATCAGCCTCAAGGGCCAGGCGCTGGCCGTGGACCGGCGCAACTACGTGCTCGGCGAGATGGTGGAGACCGGCGCGCTCACCGCGCAGCAGGGGGCCGTGGCCCAGCACGAGCCGCTGAAGGTCACCGGCAAGTTCACGCCGAACGGCTGCGTCCAGTCCACCAACATCAAATGGGGCTTCTTCTGCGACTTCTTCCAGCGCTGGTGGAACCAGCAGCCGGTGTTCGGGGTCACCCCGTACGACCGTGAGCGCTCGCTGAAGTCGGGCGGGTTCCGGATCGTCACCTCGCTGGACGTCACCGCGCAGACCGCGATGGACCGCGGCATCGACCGCGCGGTCAACAAGAACCCCGACCTGCCCGGCGGCAAGTGGAAGTACCCGTCCGACGCGGTGCTGCTGGCCGCCGTGGAACCGGGCAGCGGCAAGGTGCGCGGGCTGGCGGCCAACCGCAACTTCCGGATCGACAGCAAGCAGAAGCCGCAGAACGGCAAGGCGTCCAACCCGGCGCTGGCCCGCCGCGGCGTGCGGGGCAGCTACCCGAACACCACCAACCCGCTGCTGACCGGCGGTCCCGACATCGGCGGTTACCAGCCCGGCTCCGTCATGAAGATCTTCACGCTGGTGGCCGCCCTGGAGAAGGGCTACCCGCTGTCGACGATCATCAACACCCGCGCGCCCTACGTCTCCCGTACCAGGATCACCGGCTCGCCGAACTGCGGCGGCTACTGGTGCCCGACCAACTCCGGCGGGCGCAACTTCGGCGCGCAGAACATGTGGAACGGCTTCGGCAGCTCCATCAACACGTTCTTCGTGCCGCTGTTCGAGATGACCGGCGGGTCCCGGGTCATCGACACCGCCAAGCGGATGGGCCTGACCTTCTACGACAACCCGCGGGCGACCCTCGACGACTTCTACTACTCCACCCAGGCCGCCGACGGCTGGGGACCGTTCACCCTCGGCGCCTCCGACCACACCCCGCTGCAGATCGCCAACGCCTTCGCCACGCTGGCCGCCGACGGGCTCTACTGCGAACCGATCCCCGTCGAGTCGATCACGACCAACAAGGGTGAGCAGCTGAACGTCGGCGACCCGCGCTGCAAGCAGAACATCGCCGTCGACGTCGCCCGCGCGGCGATCGACGCGGCCCGCTGCCCCGTCGGCGACCAGTCGCTGTACGGCAAGTGCCAGGGTGCGACCGCGCGCGACTCCCGCGAGATCATCGGCAAGCACATCGCCGGCAAGACCGGCACCACCGACAATTCCAAGTCGGTGACCCTCACCATCACGACCAAGCAGTTGGCCATCTCCGGTTTCCAGACCGACCCCGACTGGGCGCAGGTCAACCATCAGATGTCGCACCGGGTCATCAATCCCGCGGTGCAGTACGCGCTGCGTGACGCCATGAAGGGCAAGCAGTCGATCCAGTTCTCCCGGCCCAGCAACACCCGCCTGATCACCGGTTCGCAGGTCACCATCCCCGCGGTGAAGTGCAAGACGCTGCCGCAGGCCCGGTCGATCCTCAACGGCAAGGGCTTCCAACCCGAGGTCGCGCCCAAGCAGGTCGACTCCGACTGCCCGAAGGGCACCGCGGCCGGGACCAGCCCGTCGGGCCGGACCATCAAGAACGGCGTCGTGGTGATCGAGATCAGTAACGGCAGCAAGGCCAAGCCCAGCGCCCCGCCCAACCCCCCACCGCCCAGTCCCAGCACCGGGCCGAATCCCCCGCCCTCGCCGAACATCGCGGCGGCGTTCGACGGATGA